The following proteins are encoded in a genomic region of Penaeus chinensis breed Huanghai No. 1 chromosome 10, ASM1920278v2, whole genome shotgun sequence:
- the LOC125029662 gene encoding importin subunit alpha-3-like isoform X2, with protein MSYRSSKVTWCLTFSLDSFSLTLTMSRKGSTLAMPQRFARAGRVSRPSNEPMSIEAIRERRARLESMLSSNNFRLPPLKTPSSSSSKTPVVQQPSRPSSRTPLPDIGSSRPGSQESAQEKKAEKQKEMTKAKEKEKEREKEKEKEKEEVKEKEEEKETGELRTETKERHEQQQEEMMERMRKQMQELMQQQMQELMQRQMRDMQTLLEQQMEHRINYTQRIGEVSSRGKSGDGAKEQGKKDQAGKKEEKEKEKGEKDRREDESKAKSKEEESSKTKGGNQQSGKKKRELKRKKDEEDKRKELEDELVKKFQERNKVVHSAKMRETPLYSDDAFLPGDNYTVDVDYRPGFLPKAFTPEQLSCATAPQTPFTEEHPVYPGNEQHVSEDNEELQRADDEQQVSEEEEKQKDENEEDKENENGEEKDQEKEEDPKTEGEKPQDDEDEEGDSDEEDISDAKDDIVEGLKSQDKRRQLVCAEKARHLLSSPRPPLNQLIAAGILPPLVLCMARQDAPELQLESAWAVTNIASGKSKHTNAVVDAGAIKVLIQLLSSKNTGVREQAVWALGNIVGDGPECRDQAIAEGLVKPLVGLLSVTTPASIARQVCWVITNLFRVKHPVISPEERKMCAEAIRRLVSHFDAKVQADSLWAAAYFADMGSGSIDELIECGAVKDMVQRLYSQDDKVVTAALRATGSIAAGANHQTEAVVTSGALPIYRDLLGHSNAGIASETAWILSNVTAGTPSQIQMVIDVQVVPALMTAVEKRNEELQKEASWALCNMVSGGTEEQISMLVSLGTVSSFCHLLKSQDMALVMLGLEAISNVFTKSQNEEATARLVEGVGGLETLRGLQSSQDPKVAQTASTLLALFFSSSRRSSYGY; from the exons ATGTCCTACCGGAGTTCGAAGGTGACTTGGTGTTTGACCTTTTCGCTCGACTCCTTCAGCTTGACCCTCACGATGTCACGCAAAGGGTCCACGCTCGCCATGCCCCAGCGGTTCGCGAGGGCGGGTCGAGTAAGCAGACCGTCGAACGAGCCCATGTCG ATAGAGGCCATCAGGGAACGCCGCGCCCGCCTCGAGTCCATGCTCTCCTCCAACAACTTCCGCCTGCCGCCCTTGAAGACACCGTCCAGCTCCTCCTCGAAGACGCCGGTCGTGCAGCAACCGTCGAGGCCGTCCTCGAG gaCCCCCCTCCCAGACATCGGAAGCAGCCGTCCGGGGTCGCAAGAGAGCGCCCAggagaagaaggcggagaagcagaaggagatgacgaaggcgaaggagaaggagaaggagagggagaaggagaaggagaaggagaaggaggaagtgaaggagaaagaggaagagaaggagacgggagaGCTGAGGACGGAGACGAAGGAGCGACACGAACAACAGcaagaggagatgatggagaggatgaggaagcagATGCAAGAATTGATGCAACAGCAGATGCAAGAGCTCATGCAGAGGCAGATGCGAGACATGCAGACGCTCCTTGAACAGCAGATGGAACATAGGATAAATTATACCCAAAGGATAGGCGAGGTTTCAAGCCGTGGGAAGTCGGGTGACGGCGCAAAGGAACAGGGGAAGAAAGACCAagcagggaagaaagaggagaaggagaaagagaaaggggagaaggacagaAGGGAAGACGAATCGAAGGcaaagagcaaggaggaggaatcATCGAAGACAAAGGGAGGTAATCAACAATCgggtaaaaagaagagagaactgaagagaaagaaggacgaagaagataagaggaaggaaTTAGAAGACGAGTTAGTGAAGAAATTTCAAGAAAGGAACAAAGTCGTCCATAGCGCCAAG atgagAGAGACGCCACTTTATTCCGATGATGCCTTCTTGCCCGGAGATAATTACACAGTCGACGTTGACTATCGT CCAGGCTTCTTGCCAAAGGCCTTCACTCCCGAGCAACTATCCTGTGCCACGGCCCCACAGACACCCTTCACTGAGGAACATCCTGTG TATCCTGGCAACGAGCAACATGTATCGGAAGATAATGAGGAACTG CAGAGGGCAGATGATGAACAGCAGGtttcagaagaggaggagaagcag AAGGACGAAAACgaagaggacaaagaaaacgaaaacggagaagaaaaagaccaagaaaaagaagaagaccctaagacggaaggagaaaagccacaagacgacgaagacgaagagggagacagCGACGAAGAGGACATATCGGACGCGAAAGATGACATAGTGGAAGGGTTGAAGAGCCAGGACAAGAGGCGCCAGCTGGTCTGCGCCGAAAAAGCCCGCCATCTGCTCTCCTCGCCCCGCCCGCCGCTCAACCAGCTGATCGCCGCCGGCATTCTCCCGCCCCTGGTCCTGTGCATGGCCAGGCAGGACGC TCCGGAGCTACAGCTGGAGTCCGCGTGGGCTGTGACCAACATAGCGTCAGGGAAGTCGAAACACACCAACGCTGTCGTGG ACGCGGGCGCCATCAAGGTCCTCATCCAGCTGCTGAGTTCGAAAAACACGGGCGTGAGAGAGCAGGCGGTGTGGGCGTTGGGGAACATCGTGGGCGACGGACCGGAGTGCAGAGACCAGGCGATTGCAGAGGGTCTCGTCAAACCGCTGGTCGGCCTCCTCAGCGTCACTACGCCT GCATCCATCGCGAGGCAGGTGTGCTGGGTCATCACCAACCTCTTTCGGGTCAAACACCCAGTTATCTCgccggaagagaggaagatgtgcGCCGAAGCTATCAGGAGACTCGTGTCACACTTCGATGCTAAGGTgcaag CTGACTCCCTGTGGGCGGCGGCCTACTTCGCTGACATGGGGTCTGGCAGCATCGACGAGCTGATCGAGTGCGGCGCCGTGAAGGACATGGTGCAGCGCCTCTATTCGCAGGACGACAAGGTGGTCACGGCGGCACTGAGGGCCACGGGCAGCATCGCGGCGGGGGCCAACCACCAG ACCGAGGCAGTGGTGACGTCAGGAGCGCTGCCCATCTACAGGGACCTCCTCGGCCATTCCAACGCCGGAATAGCCAGCGAAACGGCGTGGATTCTCTCGAACGTGACAGCTGGAACCCCGAGCCAGATACAGATGGTGATTGATGTGCAGGTGGTCCCCGCTCTCATGACGGCGGttgagaag CGCAATGAGGAGCTACAGAAGGAGGCGTCTTGGGCGCTTTGCAACATGGTCTCGGGCGGCACGGAGGAGCAGATCTCGATGCTGGTGTCCTTGGGCACCGTCTCCTCCTTCTGCCACTTGCTCAAGTCTCAGGACATGGCGCTGGTCATGCTGGGTCTGGAGGCCATCAGTAACGTGTTTACG AAATCCCAGAACGAGGAGGCGACCGCCCGCCTGGTGGAGGGCGTGGGCGGCCTCGAGACCCTGCGAGGCCTTCAGTCGAGCCAGGACCCGAAGGTGGCGCAGACGGCCTCCACGCTGCTCGCGCTCTTcttcagcagcagcaggaggagcagcTACGGATACTAA
- the LOC125029662 gene encoding importin subunit alpha-3-like isoform X5, whose product MSYRSSKVTWCLTFSLDSFSLTLTMSRKGSTLAMPQRFARAGRVSRPSNEPMSIEAIRERRARLESMLSSNNFRLPPLKTPSSSSSKTPVVQQPSRPSSRTPLPDIGSSRPGSQESAQEKKAEKQKEMTKAKEKEKEREKEKEKEKEEVKEKEEEKETGELRTETKERHEQQQEEMMERMRKQMQELMQQQMQELMQRQMRDMQTLLEQQMEHRINYTQRIGEVSSRGKSGDGAKEQGKKDQAGKKEEKEKEKGEKDRREDESKAKSKEEESSKTKGGNQQSGKKKRELKRKKDEEDKRKELEDELVKKFQERNKVVHSAKMRETPLYSDDAFLPGDNYTVDVDYRPGFLPKAFTPEQLSCATAPQTPFTEEHPVQRADDEQQVSEEEEKQKDENEEDKENENGEEKDQEKEEDPKTEGEKPQDDEDEEGDSDEEDISDAKDDIVEGLKSQDKRRQLVCAEKARHLLSSPRPPLNQLIAAGILPPLVLCMARQDAPELQLESAWAVTNIASGKSKHTNAVVDAGAIKVLIQLLSSKNTGVREQAVWALGNIVGDGPECRDQAIAEGLVKPLVGLLSVTTPASIARQVCWVITNLFRVKHPVISPEERKMCAEAIRRLVSHFDAKVQADSLWAAAYFADMGSGSIDELIECGAVKDMVQRLYSQDDKVVTAALRATGSIAAGANHQTEAVVTSGALPIYRDLLGHSNAGIASETAWILSNVTAGTPSQIQMVIDVQVVPALMTAVEKRNEELQKEASWALCNMVSGGTEEQISMLVSLGTVSSFCHLLKSQDMALVMLGLEAISNVFTKSQNEEATARLVEGVGGLETLRGLQSSQDPKVAQTASTLLALFFSSSRRSSYGY is encoded by the exons ATGTCCTACCGGAGTTCGAAGGTGACTTGGTGTTTGACCTTTTCGCTCGACTCCTTCAGCTTGACCCTCACGATGTCACGCAAAGGGTCCACGCTCGCCATGCCCCAGCGGTTCGCGAGGGCGGGTCGAGTAAGCAGACCGTCGAACGAGCCCATGTCG ATAGAGGCCATCAGGGAACGCCGCGCCCGCCTCGAGTCCATGCTCTCCTCCAACAACTTCCGCCTGCCGCCCTTGAAGACACCGTCCAGCTCCTCCTCGAAGACGCCGGTCGTGCAGCAACCGTCGAGGCCGTCCTCGAG gaCCCCCCTCCCAGACATCGGAAGCAGCCGTCCGGGGTCGCAAGAGAGCGCCCAggagaagaaggcggagaagcagaaggagatgacgaaggcgaaggagaaggagaaggagagggagaaggagaaggagaaggagaaggaggaagtgaaggagaaagaggaagagaaggagacgggagaGCTGAGGACGGAGACGAAGGAGCGACACGAACAACAGcaagaggagatgatggagaggatgaggaagcagATGCAAGAATTGATGCAACAGCAGATGCAAGAGCTCATGCAGAGGCAGATGCGAGACATGCAGACGCTCCTTGAACAGCAGATGGAACATAGGATAAATTATACCCAAAGGATAGGCGAGGTTTCAAGCCGTGGGAAGTCGGGTGACGGCGCAAAGGAACAGGGGAAGAAAGACCAagcagggaagaaagaggagaaggagaaagagaaaggggagaaggacagaAGGGAAGACGAATCGAAGGcaaagagcaaggaggaggaatcATCGAAGACAAAGGGAGGTAATCAACAATCgggtaaaaagaagagagaactgaagagaaagaaggacgaagaagataagaggaaggaaTTAGAAGACGAGTTAGTGAAGAAATTTCAAGAAAGGAACAAAGTCGTCCATAGCGCCAAG atgagAGAGACGCCACTTTATTCCGATGATGCCTTCTTGCCCGGAGATAATTACACAGTCGACGTTGACTATCGT CCAGGCTTCTTGCCAAAGGCCTTCACTCCCGAGCAACTATCCTGTGCCACGGCCCCACAGACACCCTTCACTGAGGAACATCCTGTG CAGAGGGCAGATGATGAACAGCAGGtttcagaagaggaggagaagcag AAGGACGAAAACgaagaggacaaagaaaacgaaaacggagaagaaaaagaccaagaaaaagaagaagaccctaagacggaaggagaaaagccacaagacgacgaagacgaagagggagacagCGACGAAGAGGACATATCGGACGCGAAAGATGACATAGTGGAAGGGTTGAAGAGCCAGGACAAGAGGCGCCAGCTGGTCTGCGCCGAAAAAGCCCGCCATCTGCTCTCCTCGCCCCGCCCGCCGCTCAACCAGCTGATCGCCGCCGGCATTCTCCCGCCCCTGGTCCTGTGCATGGCCAGGCAGGACGC TCCGGAGCTACAGCTGGAGTCCGCGTGGGCTGTGACCAACATAGCGTCAGGGAAGTCGAAACACACCAACGCTGTCGTGG ACGCGGGCGCCATCAAGGTCCTCATCCAGCTGCTGAGTTCGAAAAACACGGGCGTGAGAGAGCAGGCGGTGTGGGCGTTGGGGAACATCGTGGGCGACGGACCGGAGTGCAGAGACCAGGCGATTGCAGAGGGTCTCGTCAAACCGCTGGTCGGCCTCCTCAGCGTCACTACGCCT GCATCCATCGCGAGGCAGGTGTGCTGGGTCATCACCAACCTCTTTCGGGTCAAACACCCAGTTATCTCgccggaagagaggaagatgtgcGCCGAAGCTATCAGGAGACTCGTGTCACACTTCGATGCTAAGGTgcaag CTGACTCCCTGTGGGCGGCGGCCTACTTCGCTGACATGGGGTCTGGCAGCATCGACGAGCTGATCGAGTGCGGCGCCGTGAAGGACATGGTGCAGCGCCTCTATTCGCAGGACGACAAGGTGGTCACGGCGGCACTGAGGGCCACGGGCAGCATCGCGGCGGGGGCCAACCACCAG ACCGAGGCAGTGGTGACGTCAGGAGCGCTGCCCATCTACAGGGACCTCCTCGGCCATTCCAACGCCGGAATAGCCAGCGAAACGGCGTGGATTCTCTCGAACGTGACAGCTGGAACCCCGAGCCAGATACAGATGGTGATTGATGTGCAGGTGGTCCCCGCTCTCATGACGGCGGttgagaag CGCAATGAGGAGCTACAGAAGGAGGCGTCTTGGGCGCTTTGCAACATGGTCTCGGGCGGCACGGAGGAGCAGATCTCGATGCTGGTGTCCTTGGGCACCGTCTCCTCCTTCTGCCACTTGCTCAAGTCTCAGGACATGGCGCTGGTCATGCTGGGTCTGGAGGCCATCAGTAACGTGTTTACG AAATCCCAGAACGAGGAGGCGACCGCCCGCCTGGTGGAGGGCGTGGGCGGCCTCGAGACCCTGCGAGGCCTTCAGTCGAGCCAGGACCCGAAGGTGGCGCAGACGGCCTCCACGCTGCTCGCGCTCTTcttcagcagcagcaggaggagcagcTACGGATACTAA
- the LOC125029662 gene encoding importin subunit alpha-3-like isoform X3 — MSYRSSKVTWCLTFSLDSFSLTLTMSRKGSTLAMPQRFARAGRVSRPSNEPMSIEAIRERRARLESMLSSNNFRLPPLKTPSSSSSKTPVVQQPSRPSSRTPLPDIGSSRPGSQESAQEKKAEKQKEMTKAKEKEKEREKEKEKEKEEVKEKEEEKETGELRTETKERHEQQQEEMMERMRKQMQELMQQQMQELMQRQMRDMQTLLEQQMEHRINYTQRIGEVSSRGKSGDGAKEQGKKDQAGKKEEKEKEKGEKDRREDESKAKSKEEESSKTKGGNQQSGKKKRELKRKKDEEDKRKELEDELVKKFQERNKVVHSAKMRETPLYSDDAFLPGDNYTVDVDYRAFTPEQLSCATAPQTPFTEEHPVQYPGNEQHVSEDNEELQRADDEQQVSEEEEKQKDENEEDKENENGEEKDQEKEEDPKTEGEKPQDDEDEEGDSDEEDISDAKDDIVEGLKSQDKRRQLVCAEKARHLLSSPRPPLNQLIAAGILPPLVLCMARQDAPELQLESAWAVTNIASGKSKHTNAVVDAGAIKVLIQLLSSKNTGVREQAVWALGNIVGDGPECRDQAIAEGLVKPLVGLLSVTTPASIARQVCWVITNLFRVKHPVISPEERKMCAEAIRRLVSHFDAKVQADSLWAAAYFADMGSGSIDELIECGAVKDMVQRLYSQDDKVVTAALRATGSIAAGANHQTEAVVTSGALPIYRDLLGHSNAGIASETAWILSNVTAGTPSQIQMVIDVQVVPALMTAVEKRNEELQKEASWALCNMVSGGTEEQISMLVSLGTVSSFCHLLKSQDMALVMLGLEAISNVFTKSQNEEATARLVEGVGGLETLRGLQSSQDPKVAQTASTLLALFFSSSRRSSYGY; from the exons ATGTCCTACCGGAGTTCGAAGGTGACTTGGTGTTTGACCTTTTCGCTCGACTCCTTCAGCTTGACCCTCACGATGTCACGCAAAGGGTCCACGCTCGCCATGCCCCAGCGGTTCGCGAGGGCGGGTCGAGTAAGCAGACCGTCGAACGAGCCCATGTCG ATAGAGGCCATCAGGGAACGCCGCGCCCGCCTCGAGTCCATGCTCTCCTCCAACAACTTCCGCCTGCCGCCCTTGAAGACACCGTCCAGCTCCTCCTCGAAGACGCCGGTCGTGCAGCAACCGTCGAGGCCGTCCTCGAG gaCCCCCCTCCCAGACATCGGAAGCAGCCGTCCGGGGTCGCAAGAGAGCGCCCAggagaagaaggcggagaagcagaaggagatgacgaaggcgaaggagaaggagaaggagagggagaaggagaaggagaaggagaaggaggaagtgaaggagaaagaggaagagaaggagacgggagaGCTGAGGACGGAGACGAAGGAGCGACACGAACAACAGcaagaggagatgatggagaggatgaggaagcagATGCAAGAATTGATGCAACAGCAGATGCAAGAGCTCATGCAGAGGCAGATGCGAGACATGCAGACGCTCCTTGAACAGCAGATGGAACATAGGATAAATTATACCCAAAGGATAGGCGAGGTTTCAAGCCGTGGGAAGTCGGGTGACGGCGCAAAGGAACAGGGGAAGAAAGACCAagcagggaagaaagaggagaaggagaaagagaaaggggagaaggacagaAGGGAAGACGAATCGAAGGcaaagagcaaggaggaggaatcATCGAAGACAAAGGGAGGTAATCAACAATCgggtaaaaagaagagagaactgaagagaaagaaggacgaagaagataagaggaaggaaTTAGAAGACGAGTTAGTGAAGAAATTTCAAGAAAGGAACAAAGTCGTCCATAGCGCCAAG atgagAGAGACGCCACTTTATTCCGATGATGCCTTCTTGCCCGGAGATAATTACACAGTCGACGTTGACTATCGT GCCTTCACTCCCGAGCAACTATCCTGTGCCACGGCCCCACAGACACCCTTCACTGAGGAACATCCTGTG CAGTATCCTGGCAACGAGCAACATGTATCGGAAGATAATGAGGAACTG CAGAGGGCAGATGATGAACAGCAGGtttcagaagaggaggagaagcag AAGGACGAAAACgaagaggacaaagaaaacgaaaacggagaagaaaaagaccaagaaaaagaagaagaccctaagacggaaggagaaaagccacaagacgacgaagacgaagagggagacagCGACGAAGAGGACATATCGGACGCGAAAGATGACATAGTGGAAGGGTTGAAGAGCCAGGACAAGAGGCGCCAGCTGGTCTGCGCCGAAAAAGCCCGCCATCTGCTCTCCTCGCCCCGCCCGCCGCTCAACCAGCTGATCGCCGCCGGCATTCTCCCGCCCCTGGTCCTGTGCATGGCCAGGCAGGACGC TCCGGAGCTACAGCTGGAGTCCGCGTGGGCTGTGACCAACATAGCGTCAGGGAAGTCGAAACACACCAACGCTGTCGTGG ACGCGGGCGCCATCAAGGTCCTCATCCAGCTGCTGAGTTCGAAAAACACGGGCGTGAGAGAGCAGGCGGTGTGGGCGTTGGGGAACATCGTGGGCGACGGACCGGAGTGCAGAGACCAGGCGATTGCAGAGGGTCTCGTCAAACCGCTGGTCGGCCTCCTCAGCGTCACTACGCCT GCATCCATCGCGAGGCAGGTGTGCTGGGTCATCACCAACCTCTTTCGGGTCAAACACCCAGTTATCTCgccggaagagaggaagatgtgcGCCGAAGCTATCAGGAGACTCGTGTCACACTTCGATGCTAAGGTgcaag CTGACTCCCTGTGGGCGGCGGCCTACTTCGCTGACATGGGGTCTGGCAGCATCGACGAGCTGATCGAGTGCGGCGCCGTGAAGGACATGGTGCAGCGCCTCTATTCGCAGGACGACAAGGTGGTCACGGCGGCACTGAGGGCCACGGGCAGCATCGCGGCGGGGGCCAACCACCAG ACCGAGGCAGTGGTGACGTCAGGAGCGCTGCCCATCTACAGGGACCTCCTCGGCCATTCCAACGCCGGAATAGCCAGCGAAACGGCGTGGATTCTCTCGAACGTGACAGCTGGAACCCCGAGCCAGATACAGATGGTGATTGATGTGCAGGTGGTCCCCGCTCTCATGACGGCGGttgagaag CGCAATGAGGAGCTACAGAAGGAGGCGTCTTGGGCGCTTTGCAACATGGTCTCGGGCGGCACGGAGGAGCAGATCTCGATGCTGGTGTCCTTGGGCACCGTCTCCTCCTTCTGCCACTTGCTCAAGTCTCAGGACATGGCGCTGGTCATGCTGGGTCTGGAGGCCATCAGTAACGTGTTTACG AAATCCCAGAACGAGGAGGCGACCGCCCGCCTGGTGGAGGGCGTGGGCGGCCTCGAGACCCTGCGAGGCCTTCAGTCGAGCCAGGACCCGAAGGTGGCGCAGACGGCCTCCACGCTGCTCGCGCTCTTcttcagcagcagcaggaggagcagcTACGGATACTAA
- the LOC125029662 gene encoding importin subunit alpha-3-like isoform X10 — protein MSYRSSKVTWCLTFSLDSFSLTLTMSRKGSTLAMPQRFARAGRVSRPSNEPMSIEAIRERRARLESMLSSNNFRLPPLKTPSSSSSKTPVVQQPSRPSSRTPLPDIGSSRPGSQESAQEKKAEKQKEMTKAKEKEKEREKEKEKEKEEVKEKEEEKETGELRTETKERHEQQQEEMMERMRKQMQELMQQQMQELMQRQMRDMQTLLEQQMEHRINYTQRIGEVSSRGKSGDGAKEQGKKDQAGKKEEKEKEKGEKDRREDESKAKSKEEESSKTKGGNQQSGKKKRELKRKKDEEDKRKELEDELVKKFQERNKVVHSAKMRETPLYSDDAFLPGDNYTVDVDYRQRADDEQQVSEEEEKQDENEEDKENENGEEKDQEKEEDPKTEGEKPQDDEDEEGDSDEEDISDAKDDIVEGLKSQDKRRQLVCAEKARHLLSSPRPPLNQLIAAGILPPLVLCMARQDAPELQLESAWAVTNIASGKSKHTNAVVDAGAIKVLIQLLSSKNTGVREQAVWALGNIVGDGPECRDQAIAEGLVKPLVGLLSVTTPASIARQVCWVITNLFRVKHPVISPEERKMCAEAIRRLVSHFDAKVQADSLWAAAYFADMGSGSIDELIECGAVKDMVQRLYSQDDKVVTAALRATGSIAAGANHQTEAVVTSGALPIYRDLLGHSNAGIASETAWILSNVTAGTPSQIQMVIDVQVVPALMTAVEKRNEELQKEASWALCNMVSGGTEEQISMLVSLGTVSSFCHLLKSQDMALVMLGLEAISNVFTKSQNEEATARLVEGVGGLETLRGLQSSQDPKVAQTASTLLALFFSSSRRSSYGY, from the exons ATGTCCTACCGGAGTTCGAAGGTGACTTGGTGTTTGACCTTTTCGCTCGACTCCTTCAGCTTGACCCTCACGATGTCACGCAAAGGGTCCACGCTCGCCATGCCCCAGCGGTTCGCGAGGGCGGGTCGAGTAAGCAGACCGTCGAACGAGCCCATGTCG ATAGAGGCCATCAGGGAACGCCGCGCCCGCCTCGAGTCCATGCTCTCCTCCAACAACTTCCGCCTGCCGCCCTTGAAGACACCGTCCAGCTCCTCCTCGAAGACGCCGGTCGTGCAGCAACCGTCGAGGCCGTCCTCGAG gaCCCCCCTCCCAGACATCGGAAGCAGCCGTCCGGGGTCGCAAGAGAGCGCCCAggagaagaaggcggagaagcagaaggagatgacgaaggcgaaggagaaggagaaggagagggagaaggagaaggagaaggagaaggaggaagtgaaggagaaagaggaagagaaggagacgggagaGCTGAGGACGGAGACGAAGGAGCGACACGAACAACAGcaagaggagatgatggagaggatgaggaagcagATGCAAGAATTGATGCAACAGCAGATGCAAGAGCTCATGCAGAGGCAGATGCGAGACATGCAGACGCTCCTTGAACAGCAGATGGAACATAGGATAAATTATACCCAAAGGATAGGCGAGGTTTCAAGCCGTGGGAAGTCGGGTGACGGCGCAAAGGAACAGGGGAAGAAAGACCAagcagggaagaaagaggagaaggagaaagagaaaggggagaaggacagaAGGGAAGACGAATCGAAGGcaaagagcaaggaggaggaatcATCGAAGACAAAGGGAGGTAATCAACAATCgggtaaaaagaagagagaactgaagagaaagaaggacgaagaagataagaggaaggaaTTAGAAGACGAGTTAGTGAAGAAATTTCAAGAAAGGAACAAAGTCGTCCATAGCGCCAAG atgagAGAGACGCCACTTTATTCCGATGATGCCTTCTTGCCCGGAGATAATTACACAGTCGACGTTGACTATCGT CAGAGGGCAGATGATGAACAGCAGGtttcagaagaggaggagaagcag GACGAAAACgaagaggacaaagaaaacgaaaacggagaagaaaaagaccaagaaaaagaagaagaccctaagacggaaggagaaaagccacaagacgacgaagacgaagagggagacagCGACGAAGAGGACATATCGGACGCGAAAGATGACATAGTGGAAGGGTTGAAGAGCCAGGACAAGAGGCGCCAGCTGGTCTGCGCCGAAAAAGCCCGCCATCTGCTCTCCTCGCCCCGCCCGCCGCTCAACCAGCTGATCGCCGCCGGCATTCTCCCGCCCCTGGTCCTGTGCATGGCCAGGCAGGACGC TCCGGAGCTACAGCTGGAGTCCGCGTGGGCTGTGACCAACATAGCGTCAGGGAAGTCGAAACACACCAACGCTGTCGTGG ACGCGGGCGCCATCAAGGTCCTCATCCAGCTGCTGAGTTCGAAAAACACGGGCGTGAGAGAGCAGGCGGTGTGGGCGTTGGGGAACATCGTGGGCGACGGACCGGAGTGCAGAGACCAGGCGATTGCAGAGGGTCTCGTCAAACCGCTGGTCGGCCTCCTCAGCGTCACTACGCCT GCATCCATCGCGAGGCAGGTGTGCTGGGTCATCACCAACCTCTTTCGGGTCAAACACCCAGTTATCTCgccggaagagaggaagatgtgcGCCGAAGCTATCAGGAGACTCGTGTCACACTTCGATGCTAAGGTgcaag CTGACTCCCTGTGGGCGGCGGCCTACTTCGCTGACATGGGGTCTGGCAGCATCGACGAGCTGATCGAGTGCGGCGCCGTGAAGGACATGGTGCAGCGCCTCTATTCGCAGGACGACAAGGTGGTCACGGCGGCACTGAGGGCCACGGGCAGCATCGCGGCGGGGGCCAACCACCAG ACCGAGGCAGTGGTGACGTCAGGAGCGCTGCCCATCTACAGGGACCTCCTCGGCCATTCCAACGCCGGAATAGCCAGCGAAACGGCGTGGATTCTCTCGAACGTGACAGCTGGAACCCCGAGCCAGATACAGATGGTGATTGATGTGCAGGTGGTCCCCGCTCTCATGACGGCGGttgagaag CGCAATGAGGAGCTACAGAAGGAGGCGTCTTGGGCGCTTTGCAACATGGTCTCGGGCGGCACGGAGGAGCAGATCTCGATGCTGGTGTCCTTGGGCACCGTCTCCTCCTTCTGCCACTTGCTCAAGTCTCAGGACATGGCGCTGGTCATGCTGGGTCTGGAGGCCATCAGTAACGTGTTTACG AAATCCCAGAACGAGGAGGCGACCGCCCGCCTGGTGGAGGGCGTGGGCGGCCTCGAGACCCTGCGAGGCCTTCAGTCGAGCCAGGACCCGAAGGTGGCGCAGACGGCCTCCACGCTGCTCGCGCTCTTcttcagcagcagcaggaggagcagcTACGGATACTAA